The genomic segment AATTGTTCTAAAAATCTGAGATCACTTGTATATAACTTTCTTATATCATCTAGGCCATGACGAACCATGCAAAATCTTTCAACCCCTAGTCCAGCAGCAAATCCACTATATTTTTCTGGATCAATCCCTAATTCCTCTAAAACAGCAGGATCGACCATCCCGCAACCCATAACTTCTAACCACTTTCCTCTCCATTGGACATCAACTTCTGCTGATGGCTCCGTAAATGGGAAATAGCTAGCCCTAAATCGAATAGGAAGATCTCCAAAAAATGCTTTTAAAAAGGCCATTACTGTTCCTCTTAAATGACTAAAGTCAAGCTTTTCATCAATTGCTAAGACCTCAACCTGGTGGAACACAGGCGAATGAGTTGCATCAACTGCATCTCTTCGATAAACCCGACCGGGTGAAACAATTCTTACAGGTGGCTTTTTGCTTTCAAGGCAACGAATCTGAACAGGCGATGTATGAGTTCTCAAAAGGTATTCACCTCCCAGATAAAAAGTATCTTGCATATCTCTTGCAGGATGATCAGGTGGAATATTCAGTGCCTCGAAATTGTAGTAATCATTCTCTATCTCAGGACCTTCAGAAACTTGGTATCCAAGACCCAAGAAAAGATCGATTATTTGCTCAGTAGTTGTTATTAAGGGGTGGCGATGTCCTTGAGTAATACCTGTTGGAGGCGCTGTAACATCTATAGTTTCCTTTATTAATATCTGACTTAAAGCTTGAGTTTTTAAAATTTCAAGCTTT from the Prochlorococcus marinus str. NATL2A genome contains:
- the pheS gene encoding phenylalanine--tRNA ligase subunit alpha codes for the protein MSSTLSLKQLIGELEILESEAAKEIASAENSESIEKLRLSFLGKKGKLSLLLGGMKNLSNEERPLIGQRANVLKTQLQELIKEKLEILKTQALSQILIKETIDVTAPPTGITQGHRHPLITTTEQIIDLFLGLGYQVSEGPEIENDYYNFEALNIPPDHPARDMQDTFYLGGEYLLRTHTSPVQIRCLESKKPPVRIVSPGRVYRRDAVDATHSPVFHQVEVLAIDEKLDFSHLRGTVMAFLKAFFGDLPIRFRASYFPFTEPSAEVDVQWRGKWLEVMGCGMVDPAVLEELGIDPEKYSGFAAGLGVERFCMVRHGLDDIRKLYTSDLRFLEQF